The following nucleotide sequence is from Futiania mangrovi.
AACCGCGGATACGCATCCCTCGAAGCCGCATCCCTCGATGATCGTCACCGCGATGGCGGAAGCGGGCGCCGCGCCGGAGACGACCGTGATGATCGGCGACACGACCTATGACATCGAGATGGCGCGGGCCGCGGGCGCACACGCCATCGGTGTTGCCTGGGGCTATCACCCGGCAGACGAGTTGCGCGATGCGGGCGCGCATGTGGTGCTCGACCGGTTCGACGCACTTGCACCCTATGTCGCCGCCCTGTTCGACGGGGAGAAGGCCGCGCCATGAAACGCTTCTACAAGACCGCCAGCGCCGAACCCGCCGAGGGCGGCGGCTGGCGGATCCTGCTCGACGGGCGCGAGGTAAAGACACCAGCGCGCCGCACGTTGGTTGCGCCCGCGCGCGCCCTGGCAGACGCCGTCGCGGCCGAGTGGGAGGGGCAGGGCGAGGAGGTGCAGCCCGCCACCATGCCGCTCACCCGCGCGCTCAACAGCGCGCTCGACCGCGTGGCGCCGGAGCGGGACGCGGTGCTCGCCGACCTCGCGGGCTATGCCGAGAGCGACCTGCTCTGCTACCGCGCCGAAAGCCCGGAGGAACTGGCGGCCCGTCAGCGCGCCGCCTGGGACCCCCTGCTCGATTGGGCGCGGGAGGCGCACGGCCTGCGCCTGACGCTGACCGAGGGCGTGATGCCCGTGGCCCAGCCCGAAGGCACGGGTGCCTGCGCCCGCGCGCTGATCGACCCGCTCGACGCCGCGCGCATCGCCGCGCTCCATGCCTTCGTGACGATCACCGGCTCCTTCGTCCTCGGGCTTGCGGTGGTGCATCGGCGGATCGGGTGGGAGGAGGCGTGGACGCTCTCCACGCTCGACGAGGATTGGCAGGGCGGGCTCTGGGGCCGCGACGCAGAGGCCGAAGCGCGCGCCGCCCGCCGCCGCGCGGAGATGGAGAACGCAGGCCACCTGCTCGACCTGCTCGACGCGGACTGATCCTGCCGCCGTCCTAGAGGTCGAAGATCCGGCGCAGCGCGTCCTCGCGTTCCGGCGCGCTCAAGCCCTGCGGAAAGCCCGGGAAGCCGTCGGGCGGCAGGAACAGGCCGCCGGGTCCTGCCTGTGGGGTCGCATCCTCCGGGAGAGCCGCGAGGACGGCTGCGTTCCAGGCGTCGGGCGCGCCGCCCCACAGCCGCCGCTGTGCCGCGATCCAGTCGCCGCTGCTGCGTCCCTCCGGCTCAAGGTCGACGATCCGTCCCTGCCGGTCGTCGGCGCGGGGATTGAGCGACAGTTGCGCGCCGTCCGGCGAGATGCTGAGGTCCGCGCCGCGCAACTCGACCGTGCGCACGATGTCGCTCGCCATGCGGATGCCGGCGAATGCGTCGAACTCTTCCGCCTGCTCGGGGCCGAGCGCCTCCCGGTCGACGGAGCCGAGTGGCAGGTTGGGCCAGTCGACCTCCGACCAGTCGGCACCGGAAAGATCGATGCGGCCCGAGGCATCGATCCGCGCCGGTACGCCGGTGCCGACATTGAGCGCAGCTTGCGTCTCCTCCGGCAGCGCGGCGATCCGCTGACCGACCGCCGCGCGCACCTGGTCGTCCACCTCCGCGACCAGCGCGGGCGGGTTCACGTCCAACGGGTTCAGGGGCTGGACCGTCCCCGCGCCAATGGCATGGACCGAGCGTGCGCTGGCAGGCGGGGTCAACCCGGCACCCGGCCAGATGCCGCCTGGCGCGGCGGTGAGTGCGAGCGCGAAATCGCGGTCGGCACGGGCGCGCAGGTCGGAGTCGAGCGGGCCGAGCGCCGGTGCACCCGGGCCCAGTCCTCCGCTTCCATCCTCGCTCACCGGCGGCGCCATGCCAGTCCTCGTCCCGTTTCATCGGCGGGGCCCATGTGGAGGGCCGTGTGTCTGCCGGTTCTCCTGTCGTGTCCACTTTGTATTATTGTGGTTGATATTGCATATACATCGACAAGATCGTGCTCCCACTTTGGACGATACCATGAAAGTTTGACGCCGGGAAGTCCGGGGCGCTCGGGTGCTTCATGCATGGCCCTTGCCCGAAGGTTGGCCTTGGTCGCGTCCCGGCGGCTCGGTATAAGGGCGCGAGGGGAGCGCCTCCCGGGCCGATCAACAAGAATGGGGTGACGAGGACCATGCAGCACATTCTCGACGAACTGGAGCGCAAGCGCGCGCAGGCCCGGCTCGGCGGTGGCCAGAAGCGGATCGACGCGCAGCACGCCAAGGGCAAGCTGACCGCGCGGGAGCGGATCGAGGTGCTGCTCGACGAGGGTTCGTTCGAGGAATACGACATGTTCGTCGAACACCGGGAGACGAACTTCGGCATGGCCGACCAGCGCTTCTCCGGCGACAGCGTCGTGACCGGCTGGGGCACGGTGAACGGGCGCAAGGTCTTCGTCTTCAGCCAGGACTTCACGGTCTTCGGCGGTTCGCTGTCCGAGGTGCATGCCCAGAAGATCTGCAAGATCATGGACATGGCCGTGAAGGTTGGCGCGCCCGTGATCGGCCTGAACGACAGCGGCGGCGCGCGTATCCAGGAAGGCGTGATGAGCCTTGCGGGCTATGCCGACGTGTTCCTGAGGAACGTGCTCGCCTCCGGCGTCATTCCGCAAATCTCCGTCATCATGGGGCCGTGCGCGGGCGGCGCGGTCTATTCGCCCGCCATGACCGACTTCATCTTCATGGTGAAGGATTCCAGCTACATGTTCGTGACCGGTCCCGACGTGGTGAAGACCGTGACGAACGAGGTCGTGACCGCGGAGGAGCTGGGCGGCGCCAGCACGCACACCGCGAAATCCTCCGTCGCAGACGGCGCCTACGAGAACGACGTCGAGGCGCTGATCCAGACGCGCCGGATGATCGACCTTCTGCCGCTGTCGAACCGCGAGAAGCCGCCGGTGCGTCCGACCGACGATCCGGCCGACCGCGTGGAAATGAGCCTCGACACGCTCATCCCCGACAATCCCAACAAGCCCTACGACATGAAGGAGCTGATCCTGAAGGTCGTGGACGAGTACGATTTCTTCGAGGTGCAGGAAGCCTTCGCCAGGAACATCATCACCGGTTTCGGCCGGATCGAGGGGGCGACGGTGGGCTTCGTCGCCAACCAGCCGATGGTGCTTGCGGGCTGCCTCGACATCGATTCCTCCCGCAAGGCGGCGCGTTTCGTGCGCTTCTGCG
It contains:
- a CDS encoding ATP12 family chaperone protein; translation: MKRFYKTASAEPAEGGGWRILLDGREVKTPARRTLVAPARALADAVAAEWEGQGEEVQPATMPLTRALNSALDRVAPERDAVLADLAGYAESDLLCYRAESPEELAARQRAAWDPLLDWAREAHGLRLTLTEGVMPVAQPEGTGACARALIDPLDAARIAALHAFVTITGSFVLGLAVVHRRIGWEEAWTLSTLDEDWQGGLWGRDAEAEARAARRRAEMENAGHLLDLLDAD
- a CDS encoding acyl-CoA carboxylase subunit beta — protein: MQHILDELERKRAQARLGGGQKRIDAQHAKGKLTARERIEVLLDEGSFEEYDMFVEHRETNFGMADQRFSGDSVVTGWGTVNGRKVFVFSQDFTVFGGSLSEVHAQKICKIMDMAVKVGAPVIGLNDSGGARIQEGVMSLAGYADVFLRNVLASGVIPQISVIMGPCAGGAVYSPAMTDFIFMVKDSSYMFVTGPDVVKTVTNEVVTAEELGGASTHTAKSSVADGAYENDVEALIQTRRMIDLLPLSNREKPPVRPTDDPADRVEMSLDTLIPDNPNKPYDMKELILKVVDEYDFFEVQEAFARNIITGFGRIEGATVGFVANQPMVLAGCLDIDSSRKAARFVRFCDAFNIPVVTFVDVPGFLPGTTQEYGGIIKHGAKLLFAYAEATVPKVTVITRKAYGGAYDVMSSKHLRGDVNYAWPTAQIAVMGAKGAVEILYRSDLGDAEKIAEKTKEYEDRFANPFVAAARGFVDEVIMPHSTRRRLARALAMLRTKELTNPPKKHDNIPL